A window of Lentibacillus sp. Marseille-P4043 contains these coding sequences:
- a CDS encoding Na(+)/H(+) antiporter subunit C, which yields MEIIILILAGILFAAAIYNLLQKQLLRIIIGTGLLSHGAHLFILTMGQLKRGQPPILTEGKSDYADPLPQALILTSIVISFGVTSLLLVLAYRAANENNTDDMAQLRGDENE from the coding sequence ATGGAGATTATTATTCTCATTTTGGCAGGTATCTTATTTGCTGCAGCTATTTATAATTTGCTGCAAAAGCAGTTACTGCGGATCATTATTGGAACCGGACTGCTATCCCATGGGGCACATTTGTTTATTTTGACAATGGGACAACTCAAACGTGGACAACCACCTATTTTAACAGAAGGCAAATCAGACTATGCTGATCCACTACCACAGGCATTGATTTTAACATCGATCGTTATCAGCTTTGGTGTAACGAGCCTGTTATTGGTTTTAGCTTACAGAGCTGCTAATGAAAACAATACAGATGACATGGCACAATTAAGGGGTGACGAAAATGAGTAA